Within Ovis aries strain OAR_USU_Benz2616 breed Rambouillet chromosome 3, ARS-UI_Ramb_v3.0, whole genome shotgun sequence, the genomic segment aatgcagaagactaaagccctgagttaactttatctagagtgtgtcagaagagtggaaaagtaaaatacaataaggcaggcagattctggtttggggggtacatgctcaggaaattccagggggaaaccctgaggcttgactcgccttgcccatcaggcctctccgcatgaccttgtcacgggtgggattcctcacactggctcccggcacgtGGGCTTGGCTAAGAATTTGGCTTTCCCATCCGGGGGACTGGAAATCTTTATTTCGCTCATCCACAGGGACGCGGATGACATTCTTCCGTGTGATGATGTGAAGCCGCAAGATAGTGACCTGTCAGctgaagaaagaatatttttggaagagtttcccAACTTGAAAGGGGAGCTGGACGTGGACATCCAGAAGCTCCGTGCCCTTGCAGACCACATTGACACAACACACAAAACCCTCTCCAAGACCAGCGTGGTGGCCAGTTCCATCACCGTGGTCTCCAGAGCCGTCAGCATCCTGGGCTTAGTCCTTGCTCCGGCAACAGCAGGGGGAAGCCTGGTGCTCTCCACTGCAGGTAGAGTTTTGGGGACAGCAGGGGAGGTCACCAGTATCTTGACCAATGTTTTAGAACGTTTTCACAGTCAAGAAGCCCAAGCTCAGGTCGGTAGCCTAATGCCCTCCCATGGCCGAAAAGTCAGGCGAGCAGGGGTGGACTACATCATGGCCGCTGGAAAGGTGATTCAGAATTGTAGAAGCACCATCGAGGATGTTCAGAAGAGCATCCGTGCCTTTCAGATCACCAAGGCCCACCCACACCTGGCCACCGCTGCCAAGCGCCTCCTGACCACTGGCCAGGTCTCAGCCCGAAGGAGCAGGCAAGTGCAAAGGGCCTTTGAAGGTACCACACTGGTGATGAAAACCAAGGCTCGCTTGCTGGGCAGTGCGCTGGCTGGCTTTTCCCTCAGCGTGGACTTGGCCTCCCTCCTCAAGGACTGGAAGCAGCTGAAGGAGGGAGCCAGAACAGAGCTTGCGGAAGGGCTAAGGGCCCAGGCTCGGGAGCTGGAAAGGCAGCTGACACAACTCACCCAGCGCTACAAGAGCCTGCAGCAGAGGGTGAGGCTGTGCGGTCCCTCGTGGGTGGCAGAGCGGGGGGAAAGCTTTAACTGGGTGTATGGGAGCTGGGGCCTGTGGGAGGGGTCATGAGGAAGCCAGTGTGTGTACAGTTTGCCTGCCTATTCCCAAGGATGTGGGGCGTCTGGTGGCCCTGGACGTCCAAATGGCATCAAGTGCATCTTGAAACTGTTCTGCATAGACCTGTCATGCTTTCTGTTTTCCCATCAAagcttcttctttttgttttttaacttttctttatttagaaaaacaactttttattttgtattggagtatagccaattaactatgtgatagtttcaggtggacagcaaaaggcctcagccata encodes:
- the LOC101104568 gene encoding apolipoprotein L6 isoform X1, which codes for MDKMSMDLVPQNLLDRDADDILPCDDVKPQDSDLSAEERIFLEEFPNLKGELDVDIQKLRALADHIDTTHKTLSKTSVVASSITVVSRAVSILGLVLAPATAGGSLVLSTAGRVLGTAGEVTSILTNVLERFHSQEAQAQVGSLMPSHGRKVRRAGVDYIMAAGKVIQNCRSTIEDVQKSIRAFQITKAHPHLATAAKRLLTTGQVSARRSRQVQRAFEGTTLVMKTKARLLGSALAGFSLSVDLASLLKDWKQLKEGARTELAEGLRAQARELERQLTQLTQRYKSLQQRKLLQEKKLVTSSEGTMGTVPLPPATCGEAGSQLLF
- the LOC101104568 gene encoding apolipoprotein L6 isoform X2, translated to MDKMSMDLVPQNLLDRDADDILPCDDVKPQDSDLSAEERIFLEEFPNLKGELDVDIQKLRALADHIDTTHKTLSKTSVVASSITVVSRAVSILGLVLAPATAGGSLVLSTAGRVLGTAGEVTSILTNVLERFHSQEAQAQVGSLMPSHGRKVRRAGVDYIMAAGKVIQNCRSTIEDVQKSIRAFQITKAHPHLATAAKRLLTTGQVSARRSRQVQRAFEGTTLVMKTKARLLGSALAGFSLSVDLASLLKDWKQLKEGARTELAEGLRAQARELERQLTQLTQRYKSLQQRKLLQEKKLVTSSEGTMGTVPLPPATCGEAGSQVTGEDEGN